Below is a genomic region from Equus quagga isolate Etosha38 chromosome 17, UCLA_HA_Equagga_1.0, whole genome shotgun sequence.
aaattgtacATAAGAGGCTAATACAGAGAGAGACATGTCCTTCCCAAAAACCATATGACATATTCCTATATAGtttacaaatcagaaaagaaaatgaacttgctttttttttttttttttttttttacctctgaaTCCATTGGCAGGGCCCCTGTATCCATTCATCAAGCCTCTAGCACCACGGGAGCCTCCACGAGACACACCACGACTGTTGTAATAGGGCTGACTGCTACGTGGAAACCCAGTGTTCTGCTGGGGAGGCTGCTGGTGGTTACCGGTCACTTGATGGGGCTGGTCTTGGGAAGCATGGTAAGTACCAACCACTGtaacaaaaacatacacatacatatgtatacacacgtaTACACAGCTCATCACAATCTGTTCTCCCACATGCTTCTGGTTTGAGAAGGGTCTTACACAGTCTCCTCAAAgtttaattctatgtttaaataaattttcatatgaACAATAGGGAAAACCACACATTAATCAAGTCCCTTTCTCCTACCACATATTAAGCTAAGGGGAATAAAACTCTCCAACAACAATTCCAAACCTTAGAAAGGCTATACTATTAAACATCTTCTGAGAGGCATCTGCCTATGGAGACCCACGATAATTCAAATGATCGTACATACTGAAACAGTGCAACTACCATTTTGTaccatttaatcatttcttttcattgtaaagCTCCTTAGTGGTAGAAGCTTTCTTACTCTTCTAAATTTCCCTCGATACTTACTGAAACACGCAAAACCATGCTCTCCCACAGCTAAGCAGCTATGTGGTGGAACAGTCAGTCAATCACAAAGATAAATCTGCAGAGCCTTCAACTTACACCCCGCCGGCCCCTTACTGCCTAATTCCATTTCAAGTACTCTTAAGTACAGCCAATTTAGAAGACAGTTAATGGCACTCACATTGGCACTCGACCCATGGAAGCGAAGGGAAGGTTCTAAAAGGCCCACACTACCTTGCACCCCTCTCGTTCCACAATGGGGAGAAGTCTAGAAATCtagaaacctttaaaaattaaggaCTGAGGTACATTTCTGGCATTTCCCCAATTCACAGGGCAGGAAAAAGGAGGTGCTAACAGTACCTTTCGGAGGTAAGGAAGGTTTGACTAAAGGCAGGCCCACACTCCAGGAACAAAGAGTCAGCAGCCTCTAGCCAGCCAAATCTCCCATGTTTGGGCAGAGAGAAAAGGTGGTGTGACTTCTGAAAATCTTTACCTGACCTATTTTATATCCTCAAGAAACCCCAAACATGGACGAGCTCTCAGAAGGCTATTTTGCAATGAAAAAGCTGGAGAACGCCTAGAAGAGAAGGGGTCAGGGCTCCTTTCTGAACTGTCAATGGACCAAATACACTACTCACCATGTGATCCTTCTACAGAGATTACCTTTCACTACAttcccaaaatttaaaattacaagaaaatatcttaagtacaattaaaattttctagCTAGAAAGAATCATTCATATGCATGTAGAAAATAGTCACAAGAACTGAATTTTCAACTCACTTTTTATCAATAAGAATTTTATTAATCTTGATCAAATCTCACTGTAAGAAACTCCAACCAGAACAAAGCataatctttatttaaaaataccagAATTCCTATTTAAGTGTTTGTAAAGCATAAACTCTGGTCCATAAAAAATAGCAAAGATCCTTGCCAGACCCTTTTTCATGTTGTTCTTAACTAGACACTAATTCAAATTCAAGCAAAGTTTCTGGAATGATGGGGCACGCTGATTTGTTCAACAAGTATCAGAGTGCCCTCAACATGCCAGGCACAGTCCTGGACATATGGGATGTATCGGTTATCAACATGTAATCCTTGCCCATATGGCAGTTTTAATAATGAGAGATAACAAGTGAATAAGATATACATACAAGTAAAAACACCATATCCTGTTGGGTAATAAGTGCCAAGGACAAAACCAAAGTAGGATAAACGAGTGACCGGAGTGAGTGTGCTCTATTTGGACAGCGTGATGAAGGGACGTCTCAGAGGTGGTACATGAGTATAGACCCAACAGAAGTCAAGAAGCAAACCATGCAAACATCAGTGGAAGGAAGTTTtgggcaaaaaggaaagaaagcgtAGAAGtccccagagaggagagaacttGCTGTGTTTGTGGCTGATATGGGGGacataaggaagaaaattatacAACAGGATCAAGGCAGGGGCCAGCTCATATAGGATCTTGTAAACCAAGGTAAGCACTTTcgatttcttttctaaatataatgggaagccactggaaggttATGAACAGCAAAGAGACATccgtttacattttaaaacaatcactCTGGCTACTGTCTGGGGTAAAGCAAGAGTCAATGGAGGCAAGTTAGGAGACAAGTACGACAGTCCACATAAGAGCTGCTGGCCGCCTGGGTTGGCGTGGTAGTGTGGCGGTGTTTAAACAAGCGTATgggctgattttatttttttattcaaaatatctgtaaatattgtgaaatttttataaataatgtatattttaaatggtaaaGAAAGATAACCTTTTGTTATCTAGCTCAAATGTTTCACAGTCAGTCAATAAAGCTGAGTAGAAGCAAGACAGCTGAAAATCAACTggcacaaagagaaaattaaccaAGTCAAATGATACACAGtgattacttttaattttatcataCCACCTGAAAAGACCAGCAAAATAGCAAGCATGTCAGGACAATGTCTAAAGGCCCCAAATATACCTGCTCCACAACAAACTCCTGAGGACATggcaatgaaagaatgaaaggagcCTAAGAGCCAGAAGCCCAGTTTTACGTTTCAGAAGCTGAGCACAGATAACATAATGGACAAATTTCTATCAGATTATGGTTGATTCAACCTCCCTactgattagtgatgctgaataCTGCAAGGATACGTAAGAATTTAGTACTGAAAAATCTATAGTGTTGATCCAGGTCTATCAAGAAAtcagacaatttaaaaaattcagttagTTAAATTAATCtggtaaaattaaaagtattactCCTATGATTTCAGCAAGATTTGCTAGTTTGTTGTGGGATTCCAATTAAACACCTAGGAATTAAATAACCAAAGAcctaaaaaagatatttcatgtctTACAAATATAAGAAATCTAAAATATCTCTATCTACATTATTATTGTGACAAGTATGGTAACTGGCCAAATTATGACCTTACTTGCCAACAAGAATTTTGTTTCAACCTAAGTCCACCAAATGCAGCCACAACAAATCCTACTGCTTCTTAACTCTGCACAACTGACTTGCTATCAGGTATCAAGCCAGCAGGCTTCAATCAAATGGCAATTAAAAGCAAAGCTAATCCTAAGTCAAGTAACAAGTTTAATTCCACTAAAATCATATAACGAAACAGGATATGATAAAAGCTCACTGACTAAAGGAAAATGGGTATAAGGCTTCCAAAAACTGCACATAATTCATAAACGGGAAATAGGGACTCAACTCAGAATCAGCAAGGAGAAATTCCTAAGGTCTATTGCTACAAGCAGACATCCTTGGATGCTGCCACTCTGCAGCCAGAACTGTCCTACATGGCGTCAGCAGCTGCACTGGAAAGCAAAGGGCCAAGGAGGGCACCGGTCTTCCTACCCGTCTGAAGCTGCTCTTGCGGAAGCTCTGTCTGCTCTACTTGGTGAGGCGGACTGGAAAAGCTCTGGTTATAGCTGGCCTGGTACTGATTTTGCTGTTTTAAAGTTTCTGGTTCATTAACAGGAGGAACCGGGGCATTCATGTTGAACACCTGtaagtaaataaagcaaatgacGAGTTCATCCCTTTATGCTAGTGATTTCCCTAGTTTTAACATGGCAGCTCTCCATGCTGGTTTTACtgcaaacataaataaaagagcATTAGAGAAGTCTTGAACATCACACGCATACAAAAAAACCTCTCAATTAATGCACTtcaatgtggaaaaaaatatctatctACTACGTAGCACTTAAAGCCGAGTGGGGATCAAAAACCTGAAAAGACAGACAATCAGCAGCCTTACATGCTATTATAAacggaatatttttaaaagacgcAAACCCCTGATACAACAATCACTTATAGAAATTAATTCTATGAACTTCAAGTTGAatgtttaaatcatttatttttattggtattttAATCAAGTTAATATTTCAAGTATTTAACTCTGAACTTTCCTGTGAGCGCTGATTTAGCTGCATCCCATCACAGGATTTTCATTACCATCATTTTCTAGAAATTCTGCAATTGAGAGATGCTTACTGAAGAACCAGAGTGAAGTACCATAacatctgaaatttactttgAGACActtcagtaaaacaaaagatgaagCAAATACGGCAAGATGTAAACAACTATTAAATCTGGGTAATGATTTTTATACATGGATGTCATATTAGTCTACTCTTCTGCATGTCTAAAATTTTGTCAATCAAATCAAAAGGATAAAGTACAAAACAAGGAAATTGTGGGCACATTAACTCCTAAGACTCAAATTTATCTCCAGGAGCAGGAAAAATCAGAGTTTCTGTTCAGTTAAATACACGCTACAGTAAGGGCAGATGCAGACTCAAGCACAAAGTTACACGAAGCCTTCCTGCTGAGACCCGAGCATGACAACAGTGTGCACTTGGCACTTAACGTTAGCTCAATTAATGTGCTTACCGTTTGCATGGACTGGAATGGCGCTGCATTTACATTGATCCCACTGCTGTGTAAAGGTTTGCTTGTCCCAGCCTGGAACACCTGAGgctgagaagcagcaggaagggATGATGATGCTGTAGTCTGGTCTGTATTTAAAGAGATTGTTGCCTAAACACAAAGTGAATAGGTGTAATTTAGCGGTAAACTAAACTTTGCCAAGTCTACTACCCTTATGTATAGTAACAAACTCAACTACGTCATGAAATAAAGACACTGTAGTGCACACATTAGGTCCAACAAGAAGAGTCACTGTATTAGCAGAAATTGACCTCTGCCAAATTCATGAAGACAGGCCTCACCGAGTTTATACGACCTGGTAACAGAACTTGCCTGGATCTGGTCAGTCGGTTCCTTTTGCGGTCGTTGCTCTGTAGCATGAGAAGGCTGGTACAAGGGCTGAGATGCTGTATACCCCTCACTTGTGGATGAAACCAAAGGAACCTACGCAAAAGTAAAGACATCAAAGCTTCTTTCTGTTATCACCAAACTCGAACACAGACAGGGCTACGAAACAGACATTCTTGTTAAAGACCATAAAACCTAACAACTGTAAAAATACAGAGATTGTTAAAGCTCAAAGTTAAATGAACCCTAGTCCAGTTATGAAATTTCCCACAAACGCTTTCAAGATAGCAATATCTGCACTAAGTTTTACAATTACGACATCTAAACTGCCTTCTCAAATTCTAATCAGTTCAAATAAAAAAGCTtcttccttggggctggccctgtggcggagtggttaagttcacgcactccgcagcaggcggcccagtgtttcgttagttcgaaacctgggcgaggacatggcactgctcatcagaccatgctgaggcagcgtcccacatgccacaactagaagaacccacaacaaagaatacacaactatgtacggggggctttggggagaaaaaggaaaaaataaaatctttaaaaaaagaaaagcttcttcCTTCACTATAATAAACTACCataaaaacaagaatttttatttttattaaacaaaatattaaacaaaattattttattaaacaaaaaaaatttttttaagtcatcaAAAGCACAATAAATGTAAACATGGAAATAAAGGCTGACAGCTACCCATACCAGACTTGGACACAGAGCAAATTCATACCTGACTTTCACAAGCTAAGAAAAAGACCCATGAACTGATtaaaaaaagcctgaaaaaacACTTTTTGTCACTCTTACCTGTGTAGCTTCTGGTTGTACAGGAACTTGATTAGGTTGAGCAAGTCTAGATTCAGCATGAACTGCAAAATTGACAAAAAATTAGTCATCCAAAATCAAATTTCTTCAGAGATGTCTAAATACCTTTTACTTGGCTGCTAAAGGCGAATTTCTATAGCCAAATCCTCAATCAACTTTTTAGTGATCAGGAAAATAAATTGGGAAGTATAGGTAGGATTTCAGCTTTCAGGTGAGCCTTTTGGTTTACTGGTAGTCATTAGTCGTCAACTCTCACAATGGTTTCATTATGTTTTTTGCAAAGGTAAAGTAAGATGTCAGTGAGAAAGTTCTAACAAAGAGGTGCGGCAAGCAGAACAGGTAAGAACAATGCTAGTGTCATCCATGAAAAAGAGCCTTTTAAAGCAGTAACTGTACAGTAGCAATACTCTTACTCAAGACCTTAGATAGATAATATTCAGTAATATTTTAACATCATCAACTTTCTATATAACTTCCAATGTttccacaggaaaaaatacataaaaatacctTGAAACAGGCTATATTCGATTTGGTTATTGCCAATGCCCACCAtccttccactcccctccccaaccaTGGTTAAACACATATCAAAAATGCAGGATCTTTGGTTAGTCATTTAGAAATCACCCGTGTTCACTAGAGAATCTGATGGACTCAGCATTACCTGAGTAGCTAAACGCTCTACAGGTTACATCAGTGCTTTACGTGTTAACTTTGGCACAACTTACCAGctaagaaaattgaatttctcttcctctggtAGAACTTAGAAAATGAACACTAACAACTTTGATTCCTTTCTAAAAGGCCTAACACTAACCTATTTTCTAACTCTTGGTAGAGACGTGACAGAGATCTGAGCTCCTTTTACTTTGGAGAAATCCTAACTAACTTACCAAATTAACTGTGTCATTAAACATGCTTTTACTCAGCAACTCCTTTTATGACATTTAAGATTATAAACCATTAAATATGTCACTTTATATAGTTCCAATTCTGTGCCCTTAACACTAACATGTTCTGGGGAACAAAACAGACTCAAAATTACTAACGGTCCTGGAGAGATGGTCCACTCACCCCAATACAAGGCGCCAACTCTGTTTAGTGCTTTTCATATAATGGTTGTAAGACTAGTAAAAGTTTGAAACTTCAACTGTCTTCtcgtctctctcttcctctttcctcttaaaCACTCCCTTACCCACTTCGCTGTTACATCTCATTTCTACTTAAGTaataaaatgttcagaaattcTCCTAGAAAGCTGTAGGCATCCTTCAGAGAAAGATATCTCTATTATTTTTACTGCTAGattaattctgaaatttaaaaagctaagtaaaatttcatttacataaattaCAGAAGCAGGCAAAACTGGTCTATAGTTTTACAAGTCAGAAGTGGTTACcatggggctggagagagggtaACTAGACAGAAGGGAGCGCAAGCAGGCTTCCGGGGTAGCAGTAACATTCCACAGCTGGGTGCTGGCGTGCTCAGTTTGTGAAAACTCATCACACTGCACATTTGCATGTACCTCTGTATGTTTACATGCCAAGAAAAGTTACCCAAAAAAAGGAAACCGCTAGGGAACTACAGTTATTGTTCACATTCTAGGAAAAAACAATGTTTCTTATCAAATGAGAAGATACAAGATCCAAAAGTTAAGCAAGCattaaaagggaaaacaaatttcACAAACTATACAAAACCTGAAAGCGGTGGCCTTATAGTTTATTTCTCACATAAAAATGTACCGCTACTAACCTGGAGGGCAAACCAGCTGGGGCATGTCCATATTCTGTGCTGGATTCATAGGCTGTGCAGATACAATGGCAGGATCAAGTGTCTGATTTTCAAAATCCAGCATTGAATCCTACAAGTTAAGAGGGTATAATGGGATTAAgttaaataatgtaaatactTAAACCGTCTGTTATACTGTTTGACTAAACTGCACCTACCTGTATGAAATTATAGGGCCCCTGCATTTGCGCCATAAGGTCCTGTACTCGCTGTCTTCTCACAAGGGGATCTGCCTGAGCCACTGGAGTCAAAGAGTGGGGCTCCGGTACTGAAGGAGATGCAGCCTGAGGTTGCTGCTGGAGTGAATTTACCACCTAAAGTAGAACGAGGGGAAGGGAGCAGAATGAAAGAGCTCCATTCATTACCATCAGGATGGGTCCCCCAACTACATACGCCATCTATACTGTAAACAGAATAGTAGACTTCAATAAAGCTACTCAAACGGAACACAATTATGTCAAATGTAACATTCTGATCAATGCTACCACTTCCTCAGTGTTCTCAATTCCACAGGATCACTATATAGCATTTAAAACTTACTTTATAAACTACTTTCAGAAAAACTACCTGTTTACTTCCTAAAATAATGTGTTTTGCTTTAACTGCCAAGCCTTCTATATCAAGTAAATCCATCTATCTATATCAAACATCTATCTATTTCAGTACCTGATACATAGTCAGCAGTCAAGAAATGTTGGCTATTTCATGATCATCAAGCCTTAAGTTCTCACCATTCCGTTCTCTCTGTCAGGACCACAGGCAGAGACCAAGCTCTGTCACCTCATCTCAACTGCTACAAGAGCCAAAGCTCACCCTACCTGTCTTTTTCGTAGCTCTAGTAATTTCTCCTGATTATTGTTTGTAATAATTCCCTGCTCTGCTGCAAAATCTCACTAATTTCTATTAcatcatatacatacatatattcttaTCTGACTTTTAAGCCTGGGCAAGGCACAACCTTATTTCCTTTATTAGCAATACTGAGATCACACAGCCTGGTAACCCAGCAGCACTAGGGTGAAGGAAGAGTCTAAGAGGACACTCAAACACATCCCCCGTAAGGTAAGGCGGGCCTTTCTGAAGGCTATCCACGTGGGAGCCCAGATGTTTATAGAGCATCCTGATCATAACAGACAAATCATGTCTTGAACACCAGCCCTAAGTTGTTACACACAGATATTTGTATAACTTTTTGTAACTGGATCAGCCAAGAAGTCAGTCTAATAAACATCCACAGGGATAAACAAATCACCTTTTAAACCTAACAGTCTTGTGTAACCAATTTATTATTACAATAAAGGTACTCACGATGCAAAAGACTAACAATCTTAATTTGTtctcaggagagagaaaaattacaatCAAAGACGAAAGCCGTCAACCCTGCTGACAATGCTCTTACCTCGACCGTCTCGACTGTCCACTCATCCACCTGCTCCTTCTCACCACTGAACTGCGCTTCTGCCATAAACTGTCTATTTACATACTGCAAGACAAAGCGAACGTCTGAGACGGCTGTTTGAAAGGCAGAAAGGGAAAGCtagcattaaataaaaatcatacctCTGTTGATTCAACTTCACTTTGTTCAGTGTATTCTTCTGCTGGTTCAGGTTCTAAGAGgttaaaaaatgatacaaaagagcataagaaattatttttaacgaTTCATTTAAACTCCAAGTAAGTGAACAGTTCACCATTATATAGTCTGAATTTATTTACAAAGTTATAATTAACAGtaagtttctatattttatcaTTCTTACAATAATATATTGAGAAACTGTCTTTTTTACCATTAATTCCAGAATAAACTATTTTAGTTTCAATAGGAGTTATTCTGGATGTGCCATCATGCCAATAAAGAGCTATTAAATTAAAACGTCTATTTTCAGAAGCAATATTATAAAGCAGCATACATATTAAAATCTTACTCTCCATTTTAACCTACTCAGTACAAGTggtaagaggggaaaaaaagactgcaTTATGTTGATCTGCAACCATGAATTCCACCTGTGCAATCTTCCCCTCTAGTTTCATCCTAGGAGCTAACACCTATGTAAAGTGCTCATTACCATGTGCCTGCTGGGCACTGTGTACACTTCACACACCACTTTCTAAATGGAGGagctgaggtacagagaagtgCAGTAACTCACCTAAAgttacatagctagtaagtgtTGAGCCAAGATTTTAATCCAGGTAATCTGATTCTAGAATCCATGCTTTTCACCTGTTTCTAAATTTATGCTCTAACAATGCTTCCAATTGTACTCGGAATTTTATTCATCAACTGATCATAAAAGTACTCAAAGTGCGTGCTTACCTACATATTAGTGTTTTGCTAGGTGTTAAAGTTAATTAGTAAAGATCCCTTGCCATTGAGGAATTTATGGTTCAAGATTATGGAGTTAGAACCTCCCCATCATAATAAAAAACCTCATACTATTCACCTCATATACTAGTAGGGTAAACAGCAATAAATCTGGGCATGTTAGccaaaaatctatttgaaaagcCTTACAACATGTGCCCCTCATCCACACTTCAGTCCAACAAAACTGCAGCAAGAGAAACAGCAGTTTGTTCCAGCGATCAAGACCAGTAAGGTTAATATAAATGACTGATGTTTAACCCTCGGGAATTACTCTTCATGTGCTTTGTCTTCATACTTTGTCATGCTTAAAGGTTCTTTAAAAATCTCAGCGTACACATATAACTAATTAAACGTACAGCTTGAACCTgtggcaaaggaaaggaaaacaccagGAGCTACACTAAAAGCTCCTCTCCACTGGAGTACTCACCAGCTTCAGCTCCCTGGTCTTCAGCTGCTGGAGCTGAGGTCGCCTCTTCCTCCTCACAGAGCCCATTCTGGTGGTTGTGGGT
It encodes:
- the CAPRIN1 gene encoding caprin-1; translated protein: MPSATSHGGSGSRSSGPPPAAGSGGEAGAGAGAAAPAAQHPASGTGAVQTEAMKQILGVIDKKLRNLEKKKGKLDDYQERMNKGERLNQDQLDAVSKYQEVTNNLEFAKELQRSFMALSQDIQKTIKKTARREQLMREEAEQKRLKTVLELQYVLDKLGDEEVRTDLKQGLNGVPILSEEELSLLDEFYKLADPVRDMSLRLNEQYEHASIHLWDLLEGKEKSVCGTTYKALREIVERVFQSNYFDSTHNHQNGLCEEEEATSAPAAEDQGAEAEPEPAEEYTEQSEVESTEYVNRQFMAEAQFSGEKEQVDEWTVETVEVVNSLQQQPQAASPSVPEPHSLTPVAQADPLVRRQRVQDLMAQMQGPYNFIQDSMLDFENQTLDPAIVSAQPMNPAQNMDMPQLVCPPVHAESRLAQPNQVPVQPEATQVPLVSSTSEGYTASQPLYQPSHATEQRPQKEPTDQIQATISLNTDQTTASSSLPAASQPQVFQAGTSKPLHSSGINVNAAPFQSMQTVFNMNAPVPPVNEPETLKQQNQYQASYNQSFSSPPHQVEQTELPQEQLQTVVGTYHASQDQPHQVTGNHQQPPQQNTGFPRSSQPYYNSRGVSRGGSRGARGLMNGYRGPANGFRGGYDGYRPSFSNTPNSGYTQSQFSAPRDYSGYQRDGYQQNFKRGSGQSGPRGAPRGRGGPPRPNRGMPQMNTQQVN